CCCTTTAATTGCGTACCCGCTATGCTCGATTTGTGAACTTTCAAATCACGAAACTGGAGGTGTCTGCGATGAAGAGAAACAGTTTTTTCCTGCTGGTAGTTCTAACGATCTTTCTGGTCAGCGGTTGTTTCAACTTTCCCGTTCCGAAACCCGATGAAAACGGCACGGTCAGGGTGTCGCTGACCGACGCCGTCATTCCCCTGGAGGATATTGAAAAGCTGGAGGTTACCATCGAGAGCATGGTGCTGTACGGCGCCGACGGTGCCACGCTCACAGAACAGACCCCGCTGATCGTTCTCGATGAAGCCATAACTGTGGATATCATGACCCTTATCGGCGAGGAGATAGACCTGGGCGTGTTCGAGGCAAGCGGTATATACAACCAGCTGAGGATGGAAATAAGCGAGGCTACTCTAACCGCCAACGGCAAAGTCTTCCCCGTCACGGTCAATTCCGGTTCACTCAAGATCAACAATCTGGGCATAGATCTGAGCAAGGACGAGGACACCTTTCTGGTGCTGGATTTCGACCTCTCAAGATCCCTCAAGATAAACGGCAAATGGGAAGAGGCGAAGGGCGGAAAGGAGGGCCACGAGGATAAAGTGCACATGACGCCTGTGATACATATCCGCCACGGAAGTCTTTACGATGTGACCGGTATCGCGACTCCGACCGGTGAGGCCTCGCCGCTTCTGGTCGCACTCGTGCCGGAAGAAATCGGTGATACGCTCCTCACCTTCACACACACGGATACGCCGAAGTGGGAAAAGGGAGAGTTCCGCTTCTGCAAGGTCGCTCCCGGAAGTTATACGCTCAAGTTCTTTGACAATTACACCGATGAGGGTTTCGATGTCGATACCAGTGCGCCACTTTACACTTATCCCGAACCCGTGGTTGTTGTCGATAGGGATCTCTCTCTTGGTACAATAGTTCTTGAGTCAACTACCCCCGGCTAAAGCCGGGAGCTTGTAGCTCAAGGAACTGGCTACTTTAGGGCTTGTTGACGAAAGCCCATTCGTAATCGCTAGGTGTGCACTACGAATATTGTAAGCGGCATTAGTATCAGCATTGGCAACGTGTCCACATTGTTCGCAACGGAAACTATGTTTGTCTCTATTGGTCTTTGAAATATGTCCGCAAATAGAACAACGCTGAGAGGTATATTTGGGATCTATGTACACCACCTTTACACCTTTCGCCAACGCTTTGTACTCGACAAACTGCTCTAGTTGGTAAAATGCCCAGTTGGATATTTGAAAATTGGTCTGTTTGCGATAACTTTTTATACGTTCACGTATATTGGCCAAATCTTCAAATACTAGAGTATCTCCAGGGTTCAAACTATTTACCAACAGTTTAGAAATACAGTGATTCACATACTTCATCCATCTTTGCTCTTTGCCAGATAGCCGTTGCAGAGCACGTTTAGCACTCTTTGTGCCTTTGGCTTGCAGTCTTGCTCTAAGATGTTTGAAGCGCCGCCTTGTATGCTGTATTTCTTTTCCAGATATTTTTATGTTGTTGGTAGTAGCCACGATATTATATATGCCTCTATCTACACCAACAATTTTAGAATCACTGTTGGCTAAATCGTCGGGATCAGGCACATCGTTTTTGATGGATATATCCAGATAAAACGTTTTGTTCCTCTTGTTGAAGTATAGTGTAGCGAACGTAGGTTTCTGGTCCAAAAGCAAGTGGCGCTGATAATTACCTATTGCTAATGGTATATGCAGTCTGCCATTTATTGTGGACAAAGAAACTGTCCAGGAGTTTACATCGAGTGAAAATATACGCTGGTCATAATCTACAGATGTTGCCTTAAAATGGCGTGGACACGATTTCTTCTTCCTTGTAGACTTCATAGCCTGGGCAACACGAGCGATGGCTCTAACTGCTAAATTGGCAGTCAAGCCAAATCTGTCCCTTATCTCCTTGTAAGACTCGTGGTGTATTTTGAATTGATTATGTATACCTTTTATGTAGGCGATATCGAGAGTGTAGTTGCAGGCATCGGCAAACTTGTGCACGGTGTCCTTAAGTGCATTGTAAACATCACTGTTATATTCAACTTGTAGTTTGCAACGTACGCTCTGCACTAATTTCTTGATATATATCACCTCATAGTTGTTGTAACACATATATACAAAAATAACAACGAAAGGTAGGTGAAGGCGTCATTCCTCACCGGGCTGAAGCCCTGTGTCTCCTGACGCCATTTCTATGAGGAGAGTTATAAGGGCACTGGCCGTTTCGGTGCTGATTTTCCTTTCGATCTCCGTCCCCGGACAGACGACCCTGCTGGAGGCCGAGCAGGAGTTGCTAAACCAGTTGCTCGAAGGCGGAGAGCCGTTTCGCTTTCTCGATCTTGAACTGATCGACCTGGCTGTAAAAAAGGCCGGAGGGAACGTTCGCGCCCTGTACTATCTCCCTTCTGAAGGGACGCTTATCGTGATAACCGATAGAAACTCTTTCAGGCTGACCCCTGATCTGGAGATAGCTACGAGCGAAAAGTTTGAGACACCGCTGGCGGGAGTGAACGTGAAGCTCTCGCTCATAGACGCCTTTTCGCTGGTTTCTCTTCAGACCAGAGAGGGAATTCTTGGACTTTATCTGGAAGCCAGAGAGAGCGGCCCTTTCTGGCACGTTATAACCGAATCCAGCGCCTACACTCTCGGCGCAGCCTTCGCTTCAACCGTCAGCGTCTCTGATACGCGAAGCGCTCTGAACGCCGTTTCTGAGAAGATCAAGAAAGAGAAAGAGAAAGCGATGGCCGAGAAACCCGGCCATCCCGAGGAACCCGGTCAGTCAGACCAGCCGGGTAAACCGGAAGAACCCGGCCGACCGGACGATCCTGGCAAATCCGACGACACTCCCGGCAAGGGAAACGGGAAGAAATAGACACCATGAAGTTGCTTATTATCGAGGACGAGAGAAAACTCTCCGACAATATATCCGATTTTCTCAAAGGCGAGGGCTACTCCGTCGATGCGGCGTTCGACGGTGAAGAAGGGCTGGATCTGGCGCTCGAGCGAAGCTACGATTGCATAATCCTGGACATTCTGCTCCCGGGTATGGACGGCCTCTCGCTATGCAAATTTCTCAGGGAAGAGATAAAATCCACCGTGCCGATACTCATGCTAACGGCGCTGGGTGAGCTTGACAACAGGATAGAGGGGCTAAATGCCGGCGCCGACGATTACCTGCCCAAACCCTTCGATCTTCATGAGCTTCTTGCCAGGATCAAGGCGCTCCTGAGAAGGGCAAATCTCAGGGGCGGCGAAAGGATAGCCTGCGGTGAGCTCGTTCTCGACTCCAGAAAACAGACCGTTTTCTACGGCGAGAGACCGATCGAACTGAGCGCAAGAGAATTCTCGATTCTCGAGTTATTTATGAGAAACCCCGGAACGGTCTTCACCAGAGAGGAGATTACCGACAAAATCTGGGAGAGCGGCTACGAACCTCGCAGCAACATAGTAGACGTTTACATCCGATACATACGCAAAAAGCTCGAAGCGTTGATGCTCGACCACATAATAGAAACCGTTCAGGGCAGGGGATACAGGTTGAGGGAGAAGCCGTGAGGTCCATGACTATCAAGAACAAAATCACGCTCCTCTACCTTGCCACATACGGCTCGGTCGTCTTCGCGCTCAGCATAACGCTCTTTATGATATTCAGAACGCTCGAATATAGGAGGATAGACGGCTTGTTGCTATCTTTCCACAACGATATAGTAAATACCTATAAGTACGCCGGGGAGGGCGAGAAAAGGCTCCTGAGTCTGGCCGGCGACGAAAATCTCGGCTTCGCTCTGTACGCCGGCGAAAAACCGCTGGCGAGCTTCCGGATCGAACCGGGCGTGTTGTCTTCCGTAGGTTTTGGAACGGGAACGGCGGGTGATTACCGCTACCGGGCGAGTCTGGAGAGTATCGAGGGCGTGGACCGGAAGGTAGTGACCTTCTACAGACTGGAAGAAACCCGGGCCCATTTGAATAACCTGCTGCTGATTATAATTCTCTCGGCAATCTTTACCCTGCTCTTTGTGAGCCTGGTGGGGATGGCCTTCACCAGAAAGCTCATGAAGCCAATTGAACAGGCGGGAGATCAGCTCGAAAGGATCAGCCGTTCCGAGATCGGCGGTGCGAGGGTGAAGGTTGAAAACACCGGCCAGGAAATAGAGAAACTCCAGCTCGAGATCAATAGGGCGCTCGACAGGATAGAAAGACTCGTCCAAGATACACGCCAGATGTCCTCGAAAATAGCCCACGAACTGCGGACTCCGCTGGCCATAATGAAAACGAGTCTTCAACTCTCGATTGAGAAGAACTCCTCGCCCGTGGAGATGAG
This portion of the Mesotoga infera genome encodes:
- a CDS encoding RNA-guided endonuclease InsQ/TnpB family protein is translated as MHKFADACNYTLDIAYIKGIHNQFKIHHESYKEIRDRFGLTANLAVRAIARVAQAMKSTRKKKSCPRHFKATSVDYDQRIFSLDVNSWTVSLSTINGRLHIPLAIGNYQRHLLLDQKPTFATLYFNKRNKTFYLDISIKNDVPDPDDLANSDSKIVGVDRGIYNIVATTNNIKISGKEIQHTRRRFKHLRARLQAKGTKSAKRALQRLSGKEQRWMKYVNHCISKLLVNSLNPGDTLVFEDLANIRERIKSYRKQTNFQISNWAFYQLEQFVEYKALAKGVKVVYIDPKYTSQRCSICGHISKTNRDKHSFRCEQCGHVANADTNAAYNIRSAHLAITNGLSSTSPKVASSLSYKLPALAGGS
- a CDS encoding response regulator transcription factor, encoding MKLLIIEDERKLSDNISDFLKGEGYSVDAAFDGEEGLDLALERSYDCIILDILLPGMDGLSLCKFLREEIKSTVPILMLTALGELDNRIEGLNAGADDYLPKPFDLHELLARIKALLRRANLRGGERIACGELVLDSRKQTVFYGERPIELSAREFSILELFMRNPGTVFTREEITDKIWESGYEPRSNIVDVYIRYIRKKLEALMLDHIIETVQGRGYRLREKP
- a CDS encoding HAMP domain-containing sensor histidine kinase, with amino-acid sequence MTIKNKITLLYLATYGSVVFALSITLFMIFRTLEYRRIDGLLLSFHNDIVNTYKYAGEGEKRLLSLAGDENLGFALYAGEKPLASFRIEPGVLSSVGFGTGTAGDYRYRASLESIEGVDRKVVTFYRLEETRAHLNNLLLIIILSAIFTLLFVSLVGMAFTRKLMKPIEQAGDQLERISRSEIGGARVKVENTGQEIEKLQLEINRALDRIERLVQDTRQMSSKIAHELRTPLAIMKTSLQLSIEKNSSPVEMRLSLKGIMNELDKLIRMSEGFLLLSRIESAVPLEMARVDLSGLLLETIEKIMILYPGVEFALDVAPAIEMRGVSHMIEHAIINLLDNAARYTTDGSASVRLSTGEGHIVLEVTNRGRKVEIERPGMLSGSSGATGNGIGLTIVQEVAKLHKALLLYEHRDGINCFTIRFPVR
- a CDS encoding DUF4382 domain-containing protein, whose translation is MKRNSFFLLVVLTIFLVSGCFNFPVPKPDENGTVRVSLTDAVIPLEDIEKLEVTIESMVLYGADGATLTEQTPLIVLDEAITVDIMTLIGEEIDLGVFEASGIYNQLRMEISEATLTANGKVFPVTVNSGSLKINNLGIDLSKDEDTFLVLDFDLSRSLKINGKWEEAKGGKEGHEDKVHMTPVIHIRHGSLYDVTGIATPTGEASPLLVALVPEEIGDTLLTFTHTDTPKWEKGEFRFCKVAPGSYTLKFFDNYTDEGFDVDTSAPLYTYPEPVVVVDRDLSLGTIVLESTTPG